GTGTGAATTACTAATCTCAAAAGAGACAACTTAGGTGGAATAAACCCCCccaataaataaacaagagggaaaacactaaaaaatgatGCCAGGAGCACCTGATGAATCCCCGAGTGTTATCTGGTTATCAAAATAAGTTCATCCGATTGATCACAATGTCTCCCTATTGATGGGTTTATCTCCAAATTAACAGCCTGAATTCCATTTCACAGCATTGATGAATCAGTGGGACTGTGCTTCAAGAAGGATGTTTGTAGCTGTGTTGACATCATTCCTAGCCTGCACAAGTGCCTGTCTAGCTGAGTTCCTATCAAAACCCATAGAAGCCAGAGTAGCAATGGCCTCCTCTGATGGCTCGGTGGAAGCAGCCATGGGAGCAGGATAGGTTCTCTGAAACCAAAGAGAGAGATCAGTTGTTATGGATAAATTAAATGCAATAAACAAAGTGATGTTGATGCAATCTAGGCAATTGATTCACACACTAGCAATTTCAGAGGTAAGAATTTATTGTTTCAAGTGCaagattcaagaaaagaaaagggccaGACAACTCCTTAAATTTGGGGTCTTGGGCCTCCCAAAAGATCTTCATAGAAAATTGACACTATAAACTTAGAAATCTTATCTGTTCATAAAATCCAAACTCAGATTCCGACCTCcatgacaacaaaaaaatagtaaaggaaaacaaagaaagtgATGGTGACAAGGGAGAAGGCAGCAGGGATGGGTGCTATCAAGAAACTTGCCTGCACATGACGGCCAGCATAGGATGGTGCACTTCCTGTTACATTCCTAGAAGTTGCTCCACGCGGACTGCCCGTAGATGGCCAAGAAAGCCTTGAGAAGAATGAAGCTATGAACTCAGGGAACTGTAGCAGATAGAGTGAACAAGTGAAATGAAGTGTTAGTTTAACAGCTTCAAGTCAGCTTTAGCAATGGGAAATGTGAAGAAGGCAAATAAAATTGACACTGCAAACAGATTGAACAtttgtattaaattattaaaaaaaaataggtgaaGGAAAAAAGGTAGGCAGCAATACTTTCTAAAGCAATATCTTAACTGAACTTGTTTCCTTTAAAAAAGACAGTCATGCAagttaaaaaacagaaacaactATCCGATAATCAAACAAATGAACAAACatctttatttgtaattttgtaTAGACAAGAAGCTGAAGCATATCTTGCACTGTGCACACACATGCAAACATCTCATTTCTTCACATTGCTGAACCCCAACAAGTTCCCACAGATGATCAAAGATCTGATGGTTCATGCTAATCataataaaacttattttattatcataaatcACCCAAACAGGGTCTGTCCAGGAATTATCAAATGATAAATAGTTCATACTTGGCAAGATTAAAATCATAATGAAACTTTTTGCTCAGATACAAGCCCCATAATGCACGCAGAAACCTAAAAATACACCACATGACTGCACACCTGAACCAACCTAATCTGCTACTTTATTGCTGTCAAGGAATTttctcaatcaaaatttataaacatgGTAAAAGAAGTTCtggttaaattattttcaaactcagAATGTCCTATGAAGAATCTTCTCAACCAATCTTTGTGCATTTACAAATAAGTTTCTGTTGAGTTAATCAGATCTCCATCTAACAATTTCCTACTGAGTTTTCTCAACCAATCTTTGCACATAGAACAAAGAAGCTCCAGTTAAGTTGATCAGATCACCAACTCTCAATTTCCAATTTGATTTCAATACAAAGCAAAGACCTAAAAAGTTAGATACCTCACAATCTACGCTATCATCTTTGGTTGTTGTCATTTACTTGCAGAAAGGAAGAAGTGAAACAAACAAACCTACCTTCGCCTTACGGATGCCAAAGAGGTTCAGACGATACAAGGAACCAGCAAGGATACCACATATCCCAGGCAAAATTGATCTTTTCCATGATGATAAAAGAAGCTGCAGAACCAAAGCTAATATTGGATCTCTGGGATTGGAAAGAGAAACTAAAGGGTAGATGTGGAGGAAAGTAaagggagaaggaaaaaaaaagcaaatacatCACATGGATGGCACAAGTATTCTCTTTTACCTGAACACCTGCTAGATATATGAAAGACTTGTCAGAAAGGTGGACTCCAACGACTCGAAACCGAGTTGATACTGGAATGTCAAAGTAGAAGGGAACAAATGAAGCAAATATAAGACCATAAGGTCCTGATGTCAAAAGGTTGGCTAAGGGATctgcataaaaaaagaaacatcaattATAGGGCACAATAGTAATTCAGCAGAAAGAACATTTTGCTGAAAAATATTACAATCACCTATAAAGAATCGTGCAgtggataaataaataaactcttaATTTTGCTAGGACACTGCAGGTAAAATAAACTTGCACCCTTAAAAAGAGTGTATAAGAAACATTATGTTGAAATTTTTCTTCATATTCAAAGGATTATGAATTCTGGTATCTGCAAGCTGGAATATGGCAAAGGTATGCAGGCAGCACTCGTTTGACTACAGCCAATATCATCCAGCAGAGCAAGGGTGATGTGTGTCACCACAACCCATGATTAAAAACCATGTATTTGAACTCCAGCCTCTGGACCCCAGAACTTCCTAGCATGACCTCCGCTGAGGTTCTTTAcacgagaaaaataaaaagagagagaaccaATGGGCAacatatatcaatatatttccTAGCAAAAAGAAAACAGCATAGCCGCAATTTTACCCCAATTAGTTTTTAAAGTGGTAAGAGAAATACAAAAACTTCCATATAACTGGGTCATTGAtgccaaaaataaaagaagcaaaACTTATGTCTTTTTGTAGGCAAGGGTATTTTCATAATTTCCAGATTTGCTGGAAAATCTGGAAATTTTGTTGTTGTGAAACCTGCAGCAATAATGATGAATATTGCacaagagagaaaacaagaaaaacacagaGTGATTTGGCAATGTGCCTACTACATCCACATGAGCGAGGAGCTTTATTTCACTAGGAGCTTTATATGTCAAATTAGGGTTACATATTGTGTATTTATAGTAGACTCGAGCCACCCTAGgggtattattaatattttccaATAATACCCCTTTACCATACAACAGGGGCGTTGCCCCCACACCCCCAGCCTATCAATCATCCCCGGCAATAAAACAGTAATTTACATCCAAATCTGCCTATAAACCACAAACTACAGTATTTGTCtaggttttattttctatttagtattatgTTAGTTCTACAGTAATCAGATTTATTAGGTTTTTCCTATTCTAAATAGATTTCTTATACAGGAAATTAAGTCCTTGGGCTAGGAGGCACTAGCATCTCTATATAAGGTTCTGAAGTCTTTCAGTATTTTAATTAcagtttaagaataaaattctaGCAATAGGCTTTTGGATTTGTTAATCAATCTCCCTTAAGTGTAACTCATGAGAACCCTAGGAGTGAAGCTTAGGTTTTTCTATCCTATAGGTGTGACTCCTAGAAACCCTATTAGCATAACTAATAATTTCTACAATTCCCAGAAGAAATCAACATCAACACAGACCTAAACAGCCTCTAAACTCGGATCCAAAACAGCCACCCTAAGCTGTCCTGCATCAGTCATATACTTGAGGATGTAAAATATAACTAGGTACAGAAAATAGATGCTAATCATCAGCTCAGTAATGGATTTCCAATTAAAAATCCAGCAGTATGTGCTCAAGCAGTTCAGAAGAAGGTTTGGACGGATAAGCCCTCCCCGAGATGGTCTAGATCAGATGCTGAAAATAAAGGTGGAAAAGAAGAGGAGTAGAGGCTCATCTAATTTATACAATGCAAACAGTCCAACAACTTCCATCATTTATGAGGTGAGGCCTCTCCAAGAGAAAAACAGAGCGCACCCACTGGAGGAAGAGGGAGGGGGATAAAGCATTTAGCTTAAGCTAAAAACTAATGACCAccacaaaattgaaattgattttctttaacAGTTTGGGGATATGAAACATTGTTTAAGAGATTGATGAAAAAACACTATGAGAAATAGCAATGTAATGGACCACGGTTACAGGTCATACCTTGAAGGAGTGTGACAGCAAAGACCTCAAGGAGCAAAGAGACTATCACAGAGAACAGAATAAAAACCTGCATAATGTGGGCagattttcaatatttaaaagaacaCAAAAGGGAGAAGAACAATAAAGAATAAAAGCACACACTAAAATACAATCAGATTAAGTTTCTTCCCGATATCCAATCTTTATTAGCAAATAGAGAACCAAATCATAAGCTAAGcagcaaaaaaagaaataagaaaaaaaaaacattacgataatataaagaaaaaaattcaaactgtGATTGATCAAAGAAACAGACCTCCACTTAACAAACACGTGTTTCTTAACTGGgtaaatttttcattaaaaaacggTAACAGGTAACAGCACAAAGATTTATGAAGACATGGAGAATCTCTGAGTGTAGCAAATCAGGCTGGAAAAAAACTCACAGAGTACTTGTTGGAACCAATCTGTCTCTCAAAGACCCTGAAGTAGTAAAGAAGATATAGCCCAAACATCATTTCTGGCGTAGATGAAAAGGCAAAAACTGACAAAACTAACTTCCAGAGACGTGGATTCCTGAAAATATCCTGcaataaggaaaaataaatttcataaggTGCATTCCAGTTTTAAATTCAAGGATTACACTGCACAAGAAACATCAGAATATAATACTTTGAGGTCAGCAATTCAACAATCATCTATGTAGTGAAATCATGATGTAACCTATCGTTTAAAATCATGATGTCACAGTGCATTGCTCCAAACAGATGCCTCAGTCTCCCAAGTGTACACAGTCCCTCCctccagaaataaaaaaaaatctctgccACAGGCGCCCAGTAAACCCCTACTCAAGTCAATCTTCAATTTCAATACAAGTAATCATCACAAAGgattttacaaaatcaagctCCTAATCTCACACTACTCCTGAGCTGACTCCTCAGACATTTCCATCTGATCGCACTGTCATTTTCAAAAAGTTTCAGCTTGTACAGCCAACCATCTCCAATACAACAACTCCCAAATCAACAACATTCCACAAAGCAAACTGAACCCACGAGATTCCCTGCCCAACTACATGCTCTATCATCCCATTTATCTCTACTTCTACTCTACACTCTCCTTCCCTCGCTTTTCAACGCCCATCAAGCAACCTACTTAGTTCTAGTATTTCCTTCTAAGCAATCCAATTCTAACCTCAAATTCAAGCTCAGAAAGAAATTATCAAAACACGGATAATTAACAACTAATCTTGttgatatgaaattttaaaaaaaagaaaagaaaaaggaaacccAACAATCTTTTCGAGAAACAAAATAGAATTTCTTATCCTGATTCGATCAATCTACCACTAA
The Populus nigra chromosome 3, ddPopNigr1.1, whole genome shotgun sequence genome window above contains:
- the LOC133688087 gene encoding rhomboid-like protein 20, yielding MNGGPSGFNNAPVTRICVIASAIFSVFLGIKGGSNKLGLSYQDIFRNPRLWKLVLSVFAFSSTPEMMFGLYLLYYFRVFERQIGSNKYSVFILFSVIVSLLLEVFAVTLLQDPLANLLTSGPYGLIFASFVPFYFDIPVSTRFRVVGVHLSDKSFIYLAGVQLLLSSWKRSILPGICGILAGSLYRLNLFGIRKAKFPEFIASFFSRLSWPSTGSPRGATSRNVTGSAPSYAGRHVQRTYPAPMAASTEPSEEAIATLASMGFDRNSARQALVQARNDVNTATNILLEAQSH